Proteins co-encoded in one Corylus avellana chromosome ca9, CavTom2PMs-1.0 genomic window:
- the LOC132191959 gene encoding growth-regulating factor 3: MDFHLKQWRNQHESEQQHSAKIPKLLLEPQQQPQPPASAALPLFVPEPNSKISSMSAFPDSTSAATRFPSRMGSFFSLAQWQELELQALIFRYMLAGVAVPPELLQPIKKSLLHTHPYFLHHPLQHFPHYQPALLQSGYWGRAAMDPEPGRCRRTDGKKWRCSRDVVAGQKYCERHVHRGRNRSRKPVEIPTPITTSTTAAGSGGTLKASIPTAAPPLATMAGGTNFALSGSSPSVDLLHLSQSSLGFKTENNGLFEAQNEASADGKSDGHILRHFFDDWPRSSLQESDNTGRNASPMNSSTCLSISMLENSPSDVSLKLSTGNGDEPGSRDSNAEPGQPQLNWAAGWATNQVASMGGPLAEALRSSTSNSSPTSVLHQLPRGHATEASLVST; the protein is encoded by the exons ATGGACTTCCATCTGAAGCAATGGAGAAACCAGCATGAGTCAGAGCAACAACACTCTGCAAAGATACCAAAACTTCTCCTTGAGCCCCAACAACAGCCACAACCTCCTGCCTCTGCTGCTCTCCCTTTGTTTGTACCTGAACCCAACAGCAAAATCAGCTCCATGTCAGCATTTCCTGATTCAACATCAGCTGCCACCAGATTTCCCAGTA GGATGGGTAGCTTCTTCAGCTTGGCCCAGTGGCAGGAGCTTGAGCTTCAGGCTTTGATATTCAGGTACATGTTGGCAGGTGTTGCTGTTCCTCCTGAACTTCTTCAGCCAATCAAGAAAAGCCTTCTTCATACTCATCCATATTTCCTCCATCACCCTCTTCAACATTTCCCACATTATCAGCCAGCTT TGTTGCAATCAGGGTACTGGGGACGTGCTGCCATGGACCCGGAGCCCGGGCGTTGCCGGAGGACCGACGGCAAGAAATGGCGGTGCTCGAGGGACGTGGTGGCCGGCCAGAAGTACTGCGAGCGCCACGTGCACCGTGGCCGAAACCGTTCAAGAAAGCCTGTGGAAATCCCCACACCCATCACCACCTCCACTACTGCAGCCGGTAGTGGTGGGACTCTCAAAGCCTCCATTCCCACTGCTGCTCCGCCCTTGGCAACCATGGCTGGTGGGACCAATTTCGCTCTTTCAGGATCATCCCCTTCCGTTGATCTCCTTCACCTTAGTCAAAG TTCCTTAGggttcaaaactgagaacaatgGCCTCTTTGAAGCCCAAAATGAGGCATCAGCGGATGGTAAATCTGATGGCCATATCCTGCGGCATTTTTTTGATGATTGGCCCCGATCATCGCTTCAAGAATCCGATAACACTGGAAGAAATGCTAGCCCCATGAACTCTTCCACCTGCCTCTCCATTTCAATGCTGGAAAATTCACCGTCGGATGTGTCCTTGAAATTGTCCACCGGCAATGGAGACGAGCCAGGCTCCAGGGATAGCAATGCAGAACCAGGGCAACCACAACTGAACTGGGCTGCTGGGTGGGCAACAAATCAAGTGGCTTCAATGGGAGGTCCGCTAGCAGAGGCATTGAGATCTTCTACTTCCAATTCATCACCAACCAGCGTGCTTCATCAATTGCCCCGTGGGCATGCCACCGAGGCTAGCCTTGTCAGCACTTGA